Proteins encoded in a region of the uncultured Fusobacterium sp. genome:
- a CDS encoding MATE family efflux transporter: protein MEKIKIKSLLSLTIPIFLELLLVNIVGNIDTIMLGKYSDKAVGAVGGISQVLNIQNVIFGFISLGTSILIAQYIGARNTRKIREVISVSIFLNICLGIIMGLIYLIFWKIILIKIKLPLELMEMGKTYFKLVGGLCVFQAVTLTCGAIMKSHGNPKPMLFVNIGVNLINILGNGMFIFGWFGMPILGTTGVGISTVFSRGIGCIVGVIVMMRYCKFRFKKQYLQPFPFHVIKNLLAIGIPTAGENLAWNIGQLMILAMVNALGTNFIASRTYLMLIATFVMTFSISLGHATAIQVGQLVGAHETEEAYNKCFKSLKLSIILAFSVTTIIALFKNQVMSLFTNDAAILEISLKVFPIMIILEVGRVFNIVIINSLHAAGDIQFPMFMGIIFIFIVAVPFSYILGIKLGWGLVGIWIANAADEWFRGIAMYLRWKSKKWVTKSFV from the coding sequence TTGGAGAAAATCAAAATAAAATCTTTACTTTCACTTACTATTCCAATATTTTTAGAGCTTTTATTAGTTAATATCGTTGGAAATATTGATACTATTATGCTTGGAAAATATAGTGATAAAGCTGTTGGTGCTGTTGGTGGTATTAGCCAAGTTCTAAATATCCAGAATGTTATATTCGGATTTATCTCATTGGGGACAAGTATTCTTATTGCTCAATATATAGGAGCTAGAAACACTAGAAAAATTAGAGAGGTTATCTCTGTTTCTATCTTTTTAAATATCTGCCTTGGAATAATTATGGGTCTTATATATCTAATCTTTTGGAAAATTATACTAATTAAAATAAAACTACCTCTTGAACTTATGGAGATGGGAAAAACTTACTTTAAATTAGTTGGAGGATTATGTGTATTTCAAGCTGTCACTCTTACTTGTGGAGCTATAATGAAAAGCCACGGAAACCCTAAACCTATGTTATTTGTAAATATAGGGGTAAACCTTATTAATATCTTAGGAAACGGTATGTTTATCTTTGGTTGGTTTGGTATGCCAATTTTAGGAACTACTGGGGTTGGAATCTCCACTGTATTCTCTAGGGGTATAGGTTGTATTGTTGGAGTAATAGTTATGATGAGATATTGTAAATTTAGATTTAAAAAACAATATCTTCAACCATTCCCCTTCCATGTTATAAAAAATCTTTTAGCTATTGGTATTCCAACTGCTGGAGAAAACTTAGCTTGGAATATTGGACAACTTATGATATTAGCAATGGTTAATGCTCTTGGAACTAACTTTATTGCATCAAGAACTTATCTTATGTTAATAGCTACATTTGTTATGACTTTCTCTATTTCCTTAGGACATGCTACTGCTATTCAAGTTGGGCAATTAGTTGGAGCTCATGAAACTGAAGAAGCATATAATAAATGTTTTAAAAGTCTTAAACTGTCAATTATACTTGCATTTTCAGTTACAACAATTATAGCTCTATTTAAAAATCAAGTTATGAGTTTATTTACAAATGATGCAGCAATTTTAGAAATATCATTAAAAGTTTTCCCTATTATGATTATCTTAGAAGTTGGAAGAGTCTTTAATATAGTAATTATAAACTCACTTCATGCTGCTGGGGATATTCAATTCCCTATGTTTATGGGAATAATATTTATATTTATTGTGGCAGTTCCTTTCTCATATATTTTAGGAATAAAATTAGGTTGGGGACTTGTTGGTATCTGGATTGCCAATGCTGCTGATGAATGGTTTAGGGGTATAGCAATGTATTTAAGATGGAAAAGTAAAAAGTGGGTTACAAAGAGTTTTGTTTAA